Proteins from a single region of bacterium:
- a CDS encoding SDR family oxidoreductase: RSSREGVRPGSRTFRPGRSESESGTAGCVAPRPNDQISTLLSERLQAIVTGAARGIGRATAVELARAGARAVVLADLRQALSLETAALVRAEGAEALALETDVSDLASLRRLMGETEDRFGGLHILHNNAGLGEGPHTWPDLPSDRAVAVIDVNLRGVILGTQLALEAMKRSGGGAVVNTSSGGAFVPLPQQAVYVATKAGVVHFTKSCVPLQESHGVRVSCVCPGVVATDMVQETGPDGPAAWLQPIIDGVEMLAPEDIAAKVLELIRDPESAGKIAFVGNQPREAG, from the coding sequence CGGTCGAGCCGGGAGGGCGTTCGCCCTGGGTCAAGGACCTTTCGACCCGGAAGATCTGAATCGGAATCCGGAACGGCGGGCTGCGTCGCCCCCCGGCCAAATGATCAGATTTCTACGCTTCTGAGTGAGCGTCTACAGGCCATCGTCACGGGCGCGGCCCGAGGGATCGGTCGGGCAACGGCGGTCGAGCTCGCCAGGGCGGGCGCCCGCGCCGTCGTGTTGGCCGACTTGCGTCAGGCGCTCTCTCTGGAAACTGCAGCCCTGGTACGCGCCGAGGGAGCCGAAGCGCTCGCCCTCGAAACCGATGTCTCCGACCTCGCCTCTCTACGTCGCCTCATGGGAGAGACCGAGGACCGATTCGGCGGTCTTCACATCCTGCATAACAATGCGGGCCTCGGCGAAGGCCCGCACACGTGGCCGGATCTGCCGAGCGACCGCGCCGTAGCGGTCATCGACGTCAACCTGCGCGGTGTCATCCTCGGCACCCAGCTGGCACTCGAGGCCATGAAACGCTCCGGTGGCGGTGCCGTCGTCAACACGTCCTCAGGCGGTGCCTTCGTCCCGCTTCCCCAGCAGGCCGTGTACGTCGCAACCAAGGCAGGCGTCGTTCACTTCACGAAATCCTGCGTGCCCCTCCAGGAAAGCCACGGCGTACGCGTGAGCTGTGTCTGCCCAGGCGTCGTCGCTACGGATATGGTGCAAGAGACGGGTCCTGACGGACCGGCGGCGTGGCTGCAGCCGATCATCGATGGCGTGGAAATGCTGGCGCCGGAAGACATCGCGGCCAAGGTCCTCGAGTTGATCCGCGACCCGGAGAGCGCGGGAAAGATCGCGTTCGTCGGGAACCAACCGCGCGAAGCGGGCTGA